In Lacerta agilis isolate rLacAgi1 chromosome 1, rLacAgi1.pri, whole genome shotgun sequence, the following proteins share a genomic window:
- the GOLGA5 gene encoding LOW QUALITY PROTEIN: golgin subfamily A member 5 (The sequence of the model RefSeq protein was modified relative to this genomic sequence to represent the inferred CDS: substituted 1 base at 1 genomic stop codon): MSWFADLAGKAEDLLNKVDQGAASALSKKESSGNANYSNSTLDDVGEFPKVHQQTQDQQYQGSSKSGFVSSAADNIKHQKATILAGTANVKASSRISMESSPSTEAASMPRLSSQFVRRKKSEPNDELLFDFLNSSEKEPNGKMDLKREKSRAAASQNHSRTSSISSVSASCQSVKTGEDTSVRSQGNDTLDSSSSGLETDVDVKKDPLPTAEANPSLAPSDGKLHELSNLRLENQLLRNEVQSLNQEMASLIQRAKETQTELNSARARVEKWNVDHSNNDRLIRELQAQVDDLTEAVAAKDSQLAVLKVRLQEADQLLNSRTKALETVQSEKSRIIQDNSEGNSLHNQALQTLQERLHDAESALRREQEGYKQMQNEYVARLGKLEAERQNLAEAVIAAERKSAEEKRRADEFQQQVKMAKSGLESARQELVDYKQKATRILQSKEKLINSLKEGSGIEGLDSQTTSIMELEELRHEHDMQREELQKLRGQIQQLRTELQDMETQQITKSRVHKRTDSDLQDQIATQKASRQEVEAELERQNRXCWREELRYTEEELYRTKNTLQSRISDREEEIQKLRNQLTNKTLGSSSQSELENRLHQLTETLIQKQTMLENLSTEKNSLVYQLERLEQQLKTAQGPSTNGASINMVGIDGGEGARMRNVPVLFSDLDVNAAGMYGRVRKAASSIDQFSIRLGIFLRRYPIARVFVIIYMALLHLWVMIVLLTYTPEMHHDHPSGK, from the exons ATGTCTTGGTTTGCTGACTTGGCTGGAAAGGCAGAAGACCTTCTCAACAAGGTGGATCAAGGTGCTGCATCTGCTTTGAGTAAGAAAGAGAGTTCTGGCAATGCAAATTACAGCAATAGTACCTTGGATGATGTCGGCGAGTTCCCCAAAGTGCACCAACAGACTCAGGATCAGCAGTATCAAGGATCATCTAAGTCTGGCTTTGTCTCCTCAGCAGCAGATAATATTAAACATCAAAAGGCAACAATCCTGGCAGGAACCGCCAATGTTAAAGCATCATCCAGGATATCCATGGAATCTTCCCCTTCCACAGAGGCAGCATCCATGCCCAGACTGTCTTCCCAGTTTGTGAGAAGGAAAAAGTCTGAACCCAACGATGAACTCCTTTTTGACTTTCTCAATAGCTCTGAAAAGGAACCAAATGGGAAAATGGACCTTAAACGAGAGAAAAGCAGAGCAGCTGCTTCTCAAAATCACTCTCGGACTTCAAGCATCAGCTCCGTGTCGGCAAGTTGCCAGAGTGTCAAAACCGGTGAAGACACTTCCGTTCGGAGTCAAGGCAATG ATACTCTGGATAGTTCCAGTTCTGGACTGGAGACTGATGTGGATGTTAAAAAAGACCCattgccaactgcagaagctaaCCCCAGCCTCGCACCTAGTGATGGGAAATTGCACGAGTTGTCCAATCTCCGCCTTGAGAATCAACTTCTGCGGAATGAAGTGCAATCTTTAAATCAAGAAATGGCATCATTAATTCAGCGagccaaagaaacacaaacag AATTAAACAGTGCCCGAGCAAGAGTTGAAAAGTGGAATGTCGACCATTCAAACAATGACAGGCTCATTCGAGAACTTCAAGCTCAAGTGGATGATCTGACAGAAGCCGTTGCCGCCAAGGATTCCCAGCTGGCTGTCCtgaaagtgaggttacaggaagcCGATCAGCTTCTCAATTCACGTACTAAAGCATTGGAAACAGTGCAGAGTGAAAAATCACG AATAATACAGGATAACAGCGAAGGGAACAGCCTGCACAATCAAGCTCTCCAGACTCTTCAAGAGAGATTACATGATGCAGAGTCTGCGCTCAGACGGGAGCAGGAAGGCTACAAACAAATGCAG AACGAGTATGTGGCTCGTCTCGGTAAGTTGGAAGCTGAGCGTCAGAACTTGGCTGAAGCAGTCATTGCAGCAGAGAGGAAATCTGCAGAGGAGAAGCGGAGGGCAGATGAATTTCAGCAGCAAGTCAAAATGGCCAAGAGCGGCTTGGAGTCTGCTAGGCAAGAACTGGTAGACTACAAACAAAAGGCTACACGCATACTCCAG TCAAAAGAGAAGTTGATAAACAGCCTGAAAGAAGGGTCTGGCATTGAAGGTCTGGATAGCCAAACCACAAGCATCATGGAGTTGGAGGAACTGAGGCACGAGCACGATATGCAAAGGGAGGAATTGCAAAAACTGCGGGGGCAGATACAGCAACTGAGGACAGAACTGCAG GATATGGAAACCCAGCAGATAACGAAAAGCCGAGTCCACAAGAGAACAGATTCAGATTTGCAGGATCAAATTGCAACACAAAAAGCATCCAGGCAAGAAGTGGAAGCTGAACTAGAGAGACAAAACAGGTAATGTTGGAGAGAG GAGCTACGTTACACTGAAGAAGAACTGTACCGGACAAAGAATACTCTGCAGAGTCGGATATCGGACAGAGAAGAGGAAATTCAGAAGCTGAGAAACCAG CTGACAAACAAAACACTAGGTAGCAGCAGTCAATCAGAGTTGGAGAATCGGCTCCATCAGTTGACGGAGACACTAATTCAGAAACAGACCATGTTGGAGAATCTGAGCACAGAAAAGAACTCCTTAGTCTACCAGCTGGAGCGATTGGAGCAGCAGCTGAAGACTGCCCAAGGTCCTTCAACAAATGGCGCCTCTATTAATATGGTGGGAATCGACGGCGGCGAAG GTGCACGCATGCGAAATGTTCCTGTCCTTTTTAGTGATCTTGATGTTAATGCAGCAGGAATGTATGGCAGAGTCCGCAAGGCTGCCAGCAGTATAGATCAGTTTAG CATTCGACTTGGAATCTTTCTACGACGGTATCCCATCGCAAGGGTATTTGTAATCATTTATATG GCACTGCTTCACCTCTGGGTCATGATTGTTTTGCTCACCTACACCCCAGAAATGCATCATGATCATCCAAGTGGGAAATAA